One region of Catenuloplanes indicus genomic DNA includes:
- the flgN gene encoding flagellar export chaperone FlgN has translation MSLIELSSVLWRTRELMELLLFKLEEEQVLLASGRSRWLAHATREVEMVLEQMRETEVIRAAHAQAAAVELGLSPEASLGEIADAAAAPWSDLLHEHRKSFLTLTAEISGLAATNRDLLSAGQRAARETMMIIAGSVETYGPQGQSVSVGHRARLVDEAI, from the coding sequence GTGAGCTTGATCGAACTGTCCAGCGTCCTGTGGCGTACCCGGGAGCTGATGGAGCTGCTGCTCTTCAAGCTCGAAGAGGAGCAGGTACTGCTCGCCTCCGGCCGCTCGCGGTGGCTCGCGCACGCGACCCGTGAGGTCGAGATGGTCCTCGAACAGATGCGTGAGACCGAGGTCATCCGCGCCGCCCACGCGCAGGCGGCCGCGGTCGAGCTCGGGCTCTCGCCCGAAGCCAGCCTGGGGGAGATCGCCGACGCGGCGGCCGCGCCGTGGAGCGACCTCCTCCATGAACACCGTAAGTCATTTCTGACGCTGACCGCGGAGATCAGCGGTCTTGCCGCCACCAACCGTGACCTGCTCTCAGCCGGGCAGCGCGCCGCGCGCGAGACCATGATGATCATCGCCGGTTCCGTCGAGACCTACGGCCCGCAGGGTCAGTCCGTGTCCGTCGGCCACCGTGCCCGCCTAGTGGATGAGGCGATTTGA
- the flgK gene encoding flagellar hook-associated protein FlgK, translating into MASTFSGITTALSSLYAQRRALDVAGQNIANANTEGYTRQRVQMTSASGNTMPTMWSTSDGIGNGVAISDIRRTRDEFLEGRGREERANISYLTNQKQQFVTIENTFAEPSDTALQHQLGELWGAFGDVANNPNDKAIRTALIQQGNTVVDGIHSAYNALGAQWKANRDQADALATEVNTLAKNIAQLNTTIQRATAAGLPVNEMADQRDVQLMKLSELTGATASIQADGTAAVYLGGSGLVQGVTAREIRVTGADRLQNQTGDPANSVAVRWADSGTPAQVGGTLASIQDTLVTTIPKYANSLDGVAANLANTVNTLHAGGYGLDGVTGRAFFTGSTAESIKVAFDNPDFVAASSTAGTFDAANADALADLATTPGGAGETYAVMIANLGVEAQSVDRRQAIQAVVTQDTDAARESFAGVNLDEEMTQLITYQRGYEAASRVLTAVDEMLDVLINRMAV; encoded by the coding sequence ATGGCGAGTACCTTCTCCGGCATCACCACCGCGCTCAGCTCGCTCTACGCTCAGCGCCGGGCGCTGGACGTGGCGGGCCAGAACATCGCGAACGCGAACACCGAGGGATACACCCGGCAGCGCGTGCAGATGACGTCGGCCAGCGGCAACACCATGCCGACCATGTGGTCGACCTCGGACGGCATCGGCAACGGCGTCGCGATCTCCGACATCCGCCGTACCCGGGACGAGTTCCTGGAGGGACGCGGGCGCGAGGAGCGCGCGAACATCTCGTACCTGACGAACCAGAAGCAGCAGTTCGTCACGATCGAGAACACGTTCGCGGAGCCGAGCGACACCGCGCTGCAGCACCAGCTCGGCGAGCTGTGGGGTGCGTTCGGCGACGTGGCCAACAACCCGAACGACAAGGCGATCCGCACCGCGCTGATCCAGCAGGGCAACACCGTGGTGGACGGCATCCACTCCGCCTACAACGCGCTCGGCGCCCAGTGGAAGGCGAACCGCGACCAGGCCGACGCGCTGGCCACCGAGGTCAACACGCTGGCCAAGAACATCGCGCAGCTGAACACCACGATCCAGCGCGCCACCGCGGCCGGCCTGCCGGTCAACGAGATGGCCGACCAACGCGACGTGCAGCTGATGAAGCTCTCCGAGTTGACCGGCGCGACCGCGTCGATCCAGGCCGACGGCACCGCCGCGGTCTACCTCGGCGGCTCCGGCCTGGTGCAGGGCGTCACCGCCCGGGAGATCCGGGTGACCGGCGCGGACCGGTTGCAGAACCAGACCGGCGACCCGGCCAACAGCGTGGCCGTGCGGTGGGCCGACTCCGGCACGCCGGCGCAGGTCGGCGGCACGCTCGCGTCGATCCAGGACACGCTGGTCACCACGATCCCGAAGTACGCGAACTCGCTCGACGGCGTCGCCGCGAACCTGGCGAACACGGTCAACACCCTGCACGCCGGCGGGTACGGCCTGGACGGCGTGACCGGCCGCGCGTTCTTCACCGGCAGCACCGCCGAGTCGATCAAGGTGGCGTTCGACAACCCGGACTTCGTGGCGGCGTCCTCGACGGCCGGCACGTTCGACGCCGCGAACGCGGACGCGCTCGCGGACCTGGCGACCACGCCGGGCGGAGCGGGCGAGACGTACGCCGTCATGATCGCGAACCTCGGCGTGGAGGCGCAGTCGGTCGACCGCCGGCAGGCGATCCAGGCCGTGGTCACCCAGGACACCGACGCGGCGCGGGAGTCGTTCGCCGGCGTCAACCTGGATGAGGAGATGACCCAGCTGATCACGTACCAGCGTGGGTACGAGGCGGCATCCCGGGTGCTCACCGCGGTCGACGAGATGCTCGACGTACTGATCAACCGCATGGCGGTCTAG